One Agelaius phoeniceus isolate bAgePho1 chromosome 7, bAgePho1.hap1, whole genome shotgun sequence DNA segment encodes these proteins:
- the LOC129133342 gene encoding aryl hydrocarbon receptor-like codes for MYAGRRRRKPVPRATRPGPAEGGGSNPSKRHRERLNRELERLAGLLPFPPDVVAGLDKLSVLRLSAGFLRARSFLGVALKNPGAKEAQRDGTCGTGPALGSAAVPEGELLLQALNGFVLVVTSEGLIFYSSHTIQDYLGFHQTDVMHQSVFELIHTEDQPEFRRNLRWALDAGEPSAAAGKSLSSSAVIYKPDQLPPENSSFLERSFVCRFRCLLDNSSGFLALNLQGRLKFLHGQNERSEDGSVLPPQLALFAISTPLQPPSILQIRTKNMIFRTKHKLDFTPLACDAKGKIILGYTEAELRMCGTGYQFVHAADMLYCAENHVRMMQTGESGLTVFRLLTKDKRWKWVQANARLVYKNGKPEYIVVTQRPLVDEEGGEHLRKRSMHLPFTFATGEALLYQSTHPLPGFPDLFQSKGKLSKSKKPSCSHVGRSQKNGIDPRSLLGAVMQQDKAVYASHSAPIPSPSFSSTSQLKGVSLPGAGGDAWSMGTAPASSRGNSLQEKLLDLQQEDPLLATMDLLSIKSDQSCSNELFSALEGLGLKAEDLELLLLDEKMVMVSMDPDQSPSLNNSLASNQILSCVPRPPVDGHEGGQQVCPLPDRPPSPQGGPAPCHMENEDSRCHLAQHPGQPHTALAQPLTLLWEQPLSAVPGLLPQLAEQEELSSGSQWRPAGEETVLHSFQPVQSTPWHRTPSSAPGAPCLQEPPGAQQLQGDFSVVQPLQEDVQQSFPLPSQCQEHIAPPSQPRHHHLLMNGVCGPCPSSSPHASPWQDWVCPLLRAPAQPGLLGLSRDGISQPQGCQGPGPGLPPQQFNLDGLCSLDAASTGDFSWEEMAPYPRFLPPFYQLVPEKQLGSVLSVPQHSSSSSAEGHFGSISSPLETLNSYGTRGSARSQEGRHRPHSGSGLPSSPVGLPQDHPVLGGSLALPCQPQPRAEVLPDPPHTSRGDFYL; via the exons TTGCTCTGAAGAATCCTGGTGCCAAGGAAGCCCAGAGGGATGGAACCTGTGGCACTGgaccagctctgggctcagcagcagttCCAGAGGGTGAGCTGCTCCTACAG GCACTCAATGGCTTTGTGCTGGTGGTGACATCAGAAGGGCTGATATTTTACTCCTCGCATACAATCCAGGACTATCTGGGATTTCACCAG ACAGATGTCATGCACCAGAGTGTCTTCGAGCTGATCCACACCGAGGACCAGCCGGAGTTCAGGCGCAACCTCCGCTGGGCCCTGGACGCTGGTGAGCCCTCTGCAGCAG CAGGGAAGAGTCTTAGCTCTTCTGCTGTCATCTACAAGCCGGATCAGCTGCCCCCAGAAAACTCCTCCTTCCTGGAGAGGAGCTTTGTGTGCCGCTTTCGCTGCCTCCTGGATAATTCCTCCGGCTTCCTG GCTTTGAACCTTCAAGGCAGGCTGAAATTCCTTCATGGGCAGAATGAAAGGTCAGAAGATGGCTCTGTCCTGCCCCCCCAGCTCGCTCTGTTTGCCATCTCCACGCCCCTGCAGCCGCCGTCCATCCTGCAGATCCGAACCAAGAACATGATCTTCAGGACCAAGCACAAGCTGGACTTCACCCCCTTGGCGTGTGATGCCAA GGGGAAGATCATCCTGGGCTACACCGAGGCGGAGCTGCGGATGTGTGGCACGGGGTACCAGTTTGTCCACGCTGCTGACATGCTGTACTGTGCTGAGAACCATGTCAGGA TGATGCAGACGGGCGAGAGCGGGCTGACCGTGTTCCGGCTGCTGACCAAGGACAAGCGCTGGAAGTGGGTGCAGGCCAACGCTCGGCTGGTCTACAAGAACGGCAAACCCGAGTACATCGTGGTCACACAGAGACCCCTCGT agatGAAGAAGGAGGAGAGCACCTTCGGAAGCGGTCCATGCATCTTCCCTTCACCTTTGCTACAGGAGAGGCACTTCTATACCAAAGTACTCATCCTCTCCCAGGCTTCCCTGACCTTTTCCAGAGCAAAGGGAAACTCAGCAAGTCCAAGAAGCCCTCCTGCAGCCACGTAGGGCGCTCCCAGAAGAATGGCATTGACCCCAGGTCTCTGCTGGGTGCTGTGATGCAGCAGGACAAGGCGGTGTACGCCTCCCACTCAGCTCCCATTCCGAGCCCTTCCTTCAGCAGCACTTCCCAGCTCAAGGGTGTGTCCTTGCCAGGTGCAGGAGGGGATGCCTGGAGTatgggcacagctccagcttctTCAAGGGGCAACAGCCTCCAAGAGAAACTGCTGGATTTGCAGCAGGAGGACCCTCTCTTGGCCACCATGGACTTGCTCTCAATTAAGAGTGACCAGAGCTGTTCCAACGAGCTCTTCAGTGCTCTGGAGGGCCTGGGCTTGAAGGCTGAGGACCTGGAGCTCCTGCTGTTGGATGAGAAAATGGTGATGGTCAGTATGGACCCAGAccagtccccatccctgaataACAGCCTGGCCAGCAACCAGATTctctcctgtgtccccaggcctcCAGTGGATGGGCATGAGGGAGGGCAGCAGGTCTGTCCCCTGCCAGACAGGCCCCCCAGCCCGCAGGGAGGCCCTGCTCCATGCCACATGGAGAATGAAGACTCGAGGTGCCACCTGGCACAGCATCCAGGGCAGCCTCacactgccctggcccagcccctcacactgctgtgggagcagcccctcagtgctgtgccagggctgctcccacagctggCTGAGCAGGAAGAGCTGTCCAGTGGCTCCCAGTGGAGACCAGCTGGGGAGGAGACTGTGCTCCACTCCTTCCAGCCAGTGCAGAGCACCCCATGGCACAGgacccccagctcagccccgggagctccctgcctgcaggagccACCCGgggcccagcagctgcagggagactTCTCAGTCGTGCAGCCCCTCCAAGAGGATGTCCAGCAGTccttccccctgcccagccagtgcCAGGAGCACATAGCAccacccagccagcccaggcaccATCACTTGCTGATGAACGGGGTGTGtggcccctgccccagctcttcTCCACACGCCAGCCCTTGGCAGGACTGGGTCTGCCCTCTGCTGcgggctccagctcagcctggccttCTTGGCCTCAGCAGAGACGGcatctcccagccccagggctgccagggcccCGGGCCTGGCCTGCCCCCACAGCAGTTTAACCTGGATGGATTGTGCAGCCTGgatgctgccagcactggggactTCTCCTGGGAAGAGATGGCTCCATACCCCAGGTTTCTTCCCCCTTTCTACCAGCTGGTTCCTGAAAAGCAGCTGGGCTCTGTTCTTTCCGTGCCCCAGCactcctcctccagctcagcAGAGGGGCACTTTGGGAGCATCAGCAGCCCTCTGGAGACACTGAATTCCTATGGTACACGTGGCTCTGCGCGGAGCCAggagggcaggcacagg CCCCACAGCGGCTCTGGTTTGCCCAGCTCTCCCGTGGGACTGCCCCAAGACCATCCAGTGCTGGGGGgaagcctggcactgccctgccagcctcagcCCCGGGCAGAAGTGCTGCCAGATCCCCCTCACACCTCCAGGGGGGACTTCTATCTCTAG